A single window of Anaerocolumna chitinilytica DNA harbors:
- a CDS encoding CpsD/CapB family tyrosine-protein kinase, producing the protein MQSVNIELEASLDFRSYEAYNTLRTNIQFCGKDIQTICITSCTPGEGKSTVSVRLAASLAETGKKVLFIDADLRKSVLIKRLKINQSVLGLSQFLSGMNTSEEITYGTNITGLDIIFTGPMPPNPSDLLSNKYFKELLQREREVYDYIIIDTPPLGLVIDGANVAESCDGAVVVIQADANSYKFVQKIMKQLEKSNCRVLGAVLNKVETKHQARYYGKKYKQYYGTSYAADV; encoded by the coding sequence ATGCAGTCAGTTAATATTGAGCTGGAAGCAAGCCTGGATTTTAGAAGCTATGAAGCCTATAACACCTTAAGAACGAATATCCAGTTCTGCGGTAAAGACATTCAGACCATCTGTATCACCAGCTGTACACCGGGAGAAGGAAAATCCACCGTATCGGTTCGTCTGGCGGCTTCTCTTGCAGAAACCGGAAAAAAAGTCTTGTTTATTGATGCAGATTTAAGGAAGTCGGTATTGATAAAAAGGCTGAAAATAAATCAGTCCGTGCTAGGTTTATCCCAATTTCTGTCTGGGATGAATACCTCGGAAGAGATAACCTATGGAACCAATATTACGGGACTTGATATTATTTTTACCGGGCCCATGCCGCCCAATCCTTCCGATTTGCTGAGTAATAAATATTTTAAGGAATTGCTTCAAAGAGAGCGGGAAGTTTATGACTATATCATCATCGACACACCGCCTTTAGGGCTGGTAATTGACGGTGCCAACGTAGCAGAGAGCTGTGATGGTGCGGTGGTGGTAATACAGGCCGATGCCAATAGTTATAAATTTGTTCAGAAAATAATGAAACAATTAGAAAAGAGCAACTGCCGTGTGTTAGGGGCTGTGCTGAACAAAGTAGAGACCAAGCACCAGGCAAGATATTATGG
- a CDS encoding GIY-YIG nuclease family protein: MMDRRKELKSQYKDLKPDMGMYLIRCEETKKYHLETTKNLKGHMNGAAFKLETGNHPVRELQKEWKALGKDKFSVEIAEHLEYKEDAEDSYYDQELLLMKMLWEEKLKEEGLTAYSK; this comes from the coding sequence ATGATGGATAGAAGAAAAGAATTAAAAAGTCAGTATAAAGATTTAAAACCGGATATGGGGATGTACCTGATTCGCTGTGAGGAAACGAAAAAGTATCACTTGGAGACCACCAAGAACCTAAAAGGACATATGAACGGGGCTGCCTTTAAGCTTGAGACCGGGAACCACCCTGTCAGAGAACTTCAGAAGGAATGGAAAGCCCTCGGAAAAGACAAGTTCTCTGTTGAAATTGCAGAGCATCTGGAATACAAAGAGGATGCAGAGGATAGTTATTATGATCAGGAATTGTTACTGATGAAGATGCTGTGGGAAGAAAAACTGAAGGAAGAGGGACTGACGGCCTACAGCAAATAG
- a CDS encoding nucleotide-binding protein — protein sequence MKLFIGSSKEATEVMDDIALYLEDLCCEVIKWDAPTTFKPGEYTLEALCRINEQVDAAIFILTADDRVWYRGQDTIQPRDNVLFEFGLFCGKHGIKKTIIIKKGEIKIASDFNGITLIDYSKRLRAQREIKDWYESLMNNVMMWIEGTWDLFYYHNTDDTNPDGVAVIYNEKQNFKMKVNLKQSKNGKELSYLFEYNGFYYNNEIIAVYKTLPEQWPAMCGTVVISMSGNRKILVGGSLYVNHFSKLVNDKFIMKRRND from the coding sequence ATGAAATTATTTATTGGTAGTTCGAAGGAAGCTACAGAGGTAATGGATGATATTGCATTATATCTTGAAGATTTATGTTGTGAAGTAATCAAATGGGATGCTCCGACTACGTTTAAACCTGGTGAATATACTCTTGAAGCCCTATGTAGGATTAATGAACAGGTTGATGCAGCAATTTTTATACTTACTGCCGACGATAGAGTATGGTATAGAGGCCAAGATACAATTCAGCCGAGAGATAACGTATTATTTGAATTTGGATTATTCTGTGGGAAACATGGAATTAAAAAAACGATAATAATTAAGAAGGGAGAAATAAAAATTGCTTCGGACTTTAATGGAATAACACTAATTGATTATTCAAAAAGGCTAAGGGCTCAACGAGAGATTAAGGATTGGTATGAATCCCTGATGAATAATGTAATGATGTGGATTGAGGGCACTTGGGATTTGTTTTATTACCATAATACCGATGACACAAATCCTGATGGGGTAGCCGTAATTTATAATGAGAAGCAAAACTTTAAAATGAAAGTAAATTTAAAACAATCAAAAAATGGAAAAGAATTGAGTTACCTTTTTGAATATAACGGATTTTATTATAATAATGAGATTATTGCTGTATATAAAACATTACCCGAACAATGGCCAGCAATGTGTGGAACAGTGGTAATCAGTATGAGTGGCAACAGGAAAATACTGGTGGGTGGCTCCCTTTATGTTAATCATTTCTCGAAATTGGTTAATGATAAATTTATAATGAAACGCCGTAATGATTAA
- a CDS encoding Tex family protein, translating into MDIIKQLASELAIRNDQVEATVKLIDEGNTIPFIARYRKEVTGSLNDEVLRNLHERLLYLRNLEEKKASVLASIEEQGKLTEELKAQILAAATLVVVEDLYRPYRPKRRTRATIAKEKGLEPLANIILLQMTDKPIEKEAENFLDPEREVNTIEEAIAGAMDIIAENISDEADYRIHIRKVTFEEGAIISVAKDEKQESVYEMYYSFDEKLTKLAGHRVLALNRGENEKFLTVKLQAPEDKILLYLETKVIVRDNPHTTEILKKVVADSYSRLIAPAIEREIRNDLTEKAEDGAIKVFGKNLEQLLMQPPIVGQVVLGWDPAFRTGCKLAVVDATGKALDTVVVYPTAPQNKVEEAKATVKKLIQKYGITLISVGNGTASRESELIIADMLKEYHGKVQYIIVNEAGASVYSASKLATEEFPNFDVGQRSAVSIARRLQDPLAELVKIDPKAIGVGQYQHDMNQKKLSDALTGVVEDCVNKVGVDLNTASASLLEYISGITKTIAKNIVSHREENGPFTDRKQLLKVAKLGPKAYEQCAGFLRILEGNNPLDSTSVHPESYEAANKLLEKLNFAASDIRGGKLSGLSKMVKDKKAMAAELSVGEITLIDIIKELEKPGRDPREEMPKPILRTDVLEMKDLTEGMILKGTVRNVIDFGAFVDIGVHQDGLVHISELNSKKFIKHPLEVVSVGDIVDVKVMKVDLGKKRIQLTMKL; encoded by the coding sequence ATGGATATTATCAAGCAGCTAGCCAGTGAGCTTGCCATACGCAATGATCAGGTAGAAGCCACTGTGAAATTAATAGATGAAGGAAACACAATTCCCTTTATCGCCAGATACCGCAAAGAGGTTACCGGCTCTTTAAATGATGAAGTATTGCGTAATCTCCATGAGCGTCTGCTATACCTGCGTAATCTTGAAGAAAAGAAAGCAAGTGTTTTAGCAAGTATTGAAGAGCAGGGAAAGTTAACAGAGGAGCTGAAGGCTCAGATTCTTGCCGCCGCTACTCTTGTAGTGGTAGAAGATCTTTACCGCCCTTACCGTCCGAAGAGAAGGACCAGAGCAACCATTGCCAAGGAAAAAGGTCTTGAACCCTTAGCGAATATTATACTCCTTCAGATGACGGACAAACCCATCGAAAAAGAAGCGGAAAACTTTCTGGATCCAGAAAGGGAAGTTAATACAATAGAAGAAGCCATAGCAGGAGCGATGGATATCATCGCTGAAAATATTTCCGATGAAGCAGATTACCGTATTCATATCCGTAAAGTTACTTTTGAGGAAGGGGCTATTATCTCTGTTGCAAAGGATGAGAAGCAGGAAAGTGTTTATGAGATGTACTACAGCTTTGATGAGAAGCTGACTAAGCTTGCCGGACACAGGGTACTTGCCCTGAACCGCGGAGAAAATGAAAAATTCCTTACCGTTAAGCTACAAGCACCGGAGGATAAGATATTGCTTTATCTTGAGACAAAAGTGATTGTCAGAGATAATCCACATACCACAGAGATACTGAAGAAGGTGGTTGCAGACAGCTACAGCCGTCTGATTGCACCTGCAATCGAACGTGAAATCCGGAATGACCTGACGGAAAAGGCAGAAGACGGAGCCATCAAGGTATTCGGTAAGAACTTAGAACAGCTCTTAATGCAGCCTCCTATTGTGGGACAGGTGGTCCTTGGCTGGGACCCGGCTTTTCGTACCGGCTGTAAGCTTGCGGTGGTAGATGCTACGGGAAAGGCACTGGATACGGTAGTGGTATATCCCACAGCCCCTCAGAATAAGGTGGAGGAAGCGAAAGCTACCGTTAAGAAATTAATTCAGAAGTATGGAATTACTCTGATATCTGTAGGAAACGGTACCGCTTCCAGGGAATCCGAGCTGATTATAGCGGATATGTTAAAGGAATACCACGGAAAAGTACAATACATTATTGTGAATGAGGCAGGTGCTTCCGTATATTCTGCCAGTAAGTTAGCTACGGAAGAATTCCCGAACTTTGACGTAGGACAAAGAAGTGCGGTATCTATAGCAAGAAGGCTTCAGGACCCTCTGGCAGAACTTGTTAAGATTGATCCGAAAGCAATCGGAGTAGGACAATACCAGCATGATATGAACCAAAAGAAGCTCTCAGATGCTTTAACAGGAGTGGTAGAAGATTGCGTAAATAAAGTCGGAGTAGACCTAAACACCGCCTCTGCCTCCCTCTTAGAATATATCTCCGGTATCACAAAGACCATTGCGAAAAATATCGTCTCCCACAGAGAAGAGAATGGTCCCTTTACAGACCGTAAGCAATTGCTTAAAGTTGCTAAGTTAGGTCCGAAAGCTTATGAGCAGTGTGCCGGTTTCCTTCGTATCCTGGAGGGGAATAATCCGTTGGATAGTACCAGCGTGCATCCGGAATCCTATGAAGCTGCCAATAAACTGCTGGAGAAGTTAAACTTCGCAGCTTCCGATATCCGTGGAGGGAAGCTATCCGGCCTGTCCAAAATGGTAAAGGATAAGAAAGCCATGGCAGCAGAACTATCCGTAGGAGAGATTACCTTAATCGATATTATCAAGGAGCTTGAAAAGCCCGGCAGAGATCCCAGGGAGGAGATGCCAAAGCCTATCTTAAGAACAGATGTCCTTGAGATGAAGGACCTGACAGAAGGTATGATATTAAAAGGCACGGTGCGCAATGTAATTGACTTTGGAGCCTTTGTCGATATCGGCGTTCATCAGGACGGCCTTGTGCATATCTCAGAGCTTAACAGTAAGAAATTTATTAAGCATCCCCTGGAGGTAGTCAGCGTCGGAGATATTGTGGATGTGAAGGTTATGAAAGTAGACTTAGGAAAGAAGCGTATACAGCTTACCATGAAACTTTAA
- a CDS encoding methyl-accepting chemotaxis protein: MGGNIMERNEREANRLAAQITLITILFLALVYVLNVLRIFIAPQGPMTVAMGTAALLMLVPTFLVRVLKRNDVYVKYVIVACCILMVAVLSLLLSWHVVLLFVYPIAIASLYFSRPLSWFAVIVSLLLFSGSQVGALYAGGVSDHNLTGLYEVVLYGVAPRSIELLALATIFINLSGRTKGLLTSMVSATDQQKALEQIVALTDKSHEVTNTLNSSVKELSEVTGHAIMNNEQIKDMAKNIVDDSRQTIHYVKETGSVMAAVATDLRTIADNNQKISSVSREAKGLTEENTLNMKAAAKSIQSIHEATTKSRDIILRLGEQSNEIGDIAQIIKNIAANTNLLSLNASIESARAGEQGKGFAVVASEIRGLAEQSQQAADNIALLIQKVVGDTMEAVKSMDYNAKLVENGLELVIKANQSSNDVTASIEKMNEMAVGIADLSETVAGSGDRIHRAVEGINKHTVESMDRLEGILKASEEQMVSMREVAAGVEVIDMTSEELLSVVTKSRK; encoded by the coding sequence ATGGGCGGTAATATTATGGAGAGAAATGAACGGGAAGCCAATAGGCTTGCAGCACAGATTACACTGATTACGATTTTGTTTCTTGCGTTGGTTTATGTTCTGAATGTATTAAGAATTTTTATTGCACCCCAAGGCCCCATGACAGTGGCGATGGGAACGGCAGCCCTTCTGATGCTGGTACCGACTTTTCTGGTGCGGGTATTAAAGCGTAATGATGTTTATGTGAAGTATGTAATTGTAGCTTGCTGTATTCTGATGGTCGCAGTGCTTTCCCTGCTTCTCTCCTGGCATGTTGTACTATTGTTCGTCTATCCCATTGCAATTGCAAGTTTGTATTTCTCCAGACCTTTAAGCTGGTTTGCGGTAATTGTTTCGCTGCTGCTTTTTTCTGGCAGCCAGGTGGGGGCTTTGTATGCAGGAGGAGTAAGTGACCATAATTTGACCGGGCTTTATGAAGTAGTCCTTTATGGTGTTGCACCAAGAAGTATTGAGCTGTTAGCTCTGGCTACCATCTTTATTAATCTGTCCGGCAGGACCAAAGGTCTCCTTACCAGTATGGTAAGTGCTACGGACCAGCAGAAAGCCCTGGAGCAGATTGTTGCACTGACCGATAAATCCCATGAGGTGACGAATACCCTGAACAGTTCTGTAAAGGAATTATCAGAGGTTACCGGTCATGCGATTATGAATAATGAACAGATTAAGGATATGGCAAAGAATATTGTGGATGATTCCAGACAGACCATTCATTATGTGAAGGAGACCGGCTCTGTTATGGCAGCAGTGGCAACGGACTTACGGACAATAGCGGACAATAACCAGAAGATCTCCAGCGTCTCCAGAGAAGCCAAAGGTCTGACGGAAGAAAACACCCTTAATATGAAAGCAGCTGCTAAGAGTATTCAAAGTATTCATGAGGCTACCACAAAGAGCCGTGATATTATTCTAAGACTTGGTGAACAATCCAATGAGATCGGAGATATTGCCCAGATTATTAAAAATATTGCTGCCAATACCAATCTTCTCTCCTTGAATGCTTCCATTGAATCAGCACGGGCAGGGGAACAGGGCAAAGGCTTTGCAGTAGTTGCTTCGGAAATCAGAGGCCTTGCAGAGCAGTCCCAGCAAGCAGCCGATAATATCGCACTTCTTATTCAAAAGGTAGTAGGTGATACCATGGAAGCCGTGAAATCCATGGATTACAATGCAAAGCTTGTTGAGAATGGATTAGAGTTGGTTATTAAAGCAAATCAATCCTCAAATGATGTTACTGCTTCCATTGAGAAGATGAATGAAATGGCGGTTGGTATTGCGGATCTGTCAGAAACCGTAGCCGGCAGCGGTGATAGAATTCATAGAGCAGTAGAGGGTATTAATAAACACACGGTAGAAAGTATGGACCGTTTAGAAGGAATCTTAAAGGCTTCAGAAGAACAAATGGTATCTATGAGAGAAGTTGCTGCCGGTGTGGAGGTTATTGATATGACCTCGGAAGAGCTTCTTTCGGTGGTAACAAAGAGCAGAAAATAA
- a CDS encoding CpsB/CapC family capsule biosynthesis tyrosine phosphatase → MERLIDIHCHILPAVDNGSVSMDQTRRMLTNAHEEGITYIIATPHYGAGCINSRSSELEEKLHQVQKAAKEIDSEFQVELGNEIFYSQDIAQHLRKGMARTLAGTRYCLVKFLEDEEYSFMKSGLHSLLIQGYYPVLAQVESYRCLYENYDNIAALINLGVYMQMNSRSLTGSVLNPNVRFARRLMEYDMVHLLGTGYSSDAQKSPGLKGGLSFISRYYGEERKNNLLENTGKLLLNEKIERQLFRYV, encoded by the coding sequence TTGGAAAGGCTTATAGACATTCACTGCCACATACTTCCGGCAGTGGATAACGGGTCTGTCAGTATGGACCAGACAAGAAGGATGTTAACCAATGCACATGAAGAAGGTATTACATATATTATAGCAACTCCACATTACGGTGCGGGCTGTATCAACTCCCGAAGTTCGGAGCTTGAGGAGAAGCTGCACCAGGTTCAAAAGGCAGCCAAAGAGATTGATTCAGAATTTCAGGTGGAGCTTGGCAATGAAATATTTTACAGCCAGGATATTGCACAGCATCTGCGCAAGGGAATGGCCAGGACTTTAGCCGGAACCAGGTATTGCCTGGTTAAATTTTTAGAGGATGAGGAGTATTCCTTTATGAAGTCGGGGCTTCATAGTCTCTTAATTCAAGGGTATTATCCCGTACTGGCACAGGTGGAGAGCTATCGCTGCCTGTACGAGAATTATGATAATATCGCAGCTCTGATCAATCTTGGAGTGTATATGCAGATGAATAGCAGGAGCTTAACCGGGAGTGTACTTAATCCCAATGTCAGATTTGCAAGGCGGCTGATGGAGTATGATATGGTTCACCTGCTGGGTACAGGTTACAGCTCAGATGCACAAAAGTCGCCGGGATTAAAAGGGGGACTTTCCTTTATAAGCCGGTACTATGGGGAAGAAAGGAAGAATAACCTTCTTGAGAATACCGGAAAGCTGCTATTAAATGAGAAGATTGAACGACAGTTATTTCGCTATGTTTAA
- a CDS encoding GNAT family N-acetyltransferase translates to MNDNMKNGYILMKEYLTEKDCAELAALEGVVKKEGINLKLELDYKKNLLDNKNTANTNPCCMKEYLYYSDEKPVSYLGICSFGGNIYELNGMTHPDYRGIGLFHGLYDHALAECKRFGKDKLLLLTDGKSESGIRFIESVGGDYAFSEHRMILPVSEYVSTGSNADVSQVTLREAATEDVALIHRLDRILYADEVEQEEEETAADGARSEDPTLLVNTYLIELTGECVGKIRIDFSETEGFIYGFGILPEYRGKGYGKVALREALRIIFDQGMPVAALDVEAKNDRALSIYTGCGFRAVSEMRYYEVRV, encoded by the coding sequence GTGAACGATAATATGAAGAACGGTTATATACTTATGAAGGAATATCTGACGGAAAAGGATTGTGCAGAGCTTGCTGCACTGGAAGGCGTTGTTAAAAAGGAAGGTATCAACCTAAAATTAGAATTGGACTATAAGAAGAATCTCTTAGATAATAAGAATACTGCCAATACAAATCCATGCTGTATGAAAGAATATTTGTATTATTCTGATGAGAAGCCGGTCTCCTACCTTGGTATCTGCAGCTTTGGGGGCAATATCTATGAACTAAATGGTATGACACATCCGGATTACAGAGGTATAGGTCTCTTTCATGGACTCTATGACCATGCTCTGGCAGAATGTAAACGCTTCGGGAAAGATAAGCTCCTGCTGCTAACAGACGGGAAATCAGAATCCGGTATTCGCTTTATCGAATCGGTTGGAGGGGACTATGCCTTCTCAGAGCATAGGATGATACTACCAGTTTCAGAATATGTCTCAACTGGCAGCAATGCAGATGTTTCGCAAGTTACCTTACGTGAGGCGGCTACTGAGGATGTGGCTTTGATTCACCGCCTGGATAGAATATTGTATGCGGATGAGGTGGAACAGGAAGAGGAGGAAACTGCCGCAGATGGTGCACGCAGTGAAGACCCTACTCTTTTGGTTAATACTTATCTCATTGAACTAACAGGAGAATGTGTTGGTAAGATACGTATTGATTTCTCAGAAACGGAAGGCTTTATATATGGATTTGGTATTCTTCCTGAGTATAGAGGAAAGGGTTATGGGAAGGTAGCTTTAAGGGAAGCACTTCGGATTATATTTGATCAGGGGATGCCTGTGGCTGCACTTGATGTTGAGGCTAAGAATGACAGGGCACTTAGTATCTATACGGGTTGCGGGTTTAGGGCGGTTTCGGAGATGAGGTATTATGAGGTTAGGGTGTGA
- a CDS encoding sugar transferase: MAFIKKNMPGRYLLLVDCICIVISYVLAACIRYSMVTRYWYYNTFDWALIFTILLYSGIFIAVNPYKGFSKRGFFDELANVCKLNLALSLSITAFLFLTQEGAAFSRLFFLLFILLNVLITYTSRLYFKWLLLGVYKKSMSNSKIMIVTTSVQATDMLSRINSENTWEYVVTYLTIVDTDMVGKRVHGVPVKANESNMFEVARKEVLDGVLIHLPSDYAETVNLEDIIEQFQNMGVDVSLSIHTFGLRLSEQTIQNMSGYHVLTFSNKVFNEYHLHIKRIMDILGGLVGCILTLLLGIFIAPAIVLESPGPVLFSQTRVGKNGRRFKIYKFRSMCAEAEEKKAGLLAQNEVSGQMFKITNDPRVTKVGNFLRKTSLDEFPQFFNVLKGDMSLVGTRPPTEEEFLHYEGRHKRRLALNCGLTGLWQVSGRSDIRDFEDVVNLDLKYIDNWSLRMDIKIILKTIYVVLFARGSR; this comes from the coding sequence ATGGCTTTCATAAAGAAGAATATGCCCGGTAGGTACCTGTTATTAGTGGATTGTATCTGTATTGTAATATCCTATGTACTGGCAGCCTGTATCCGTTACAGTATGGTAACCAGATATTGGTACTATAATACTTTCGATTGGGCACTAATTTTTACGATTCTTCTTTACAGCGGAATTTTTATTGCTGTAAATCCCTATAAAGGATTTTCCAAGAGAGGTTTTTTTGATGAACTGGCCAATGTCTGTAAATTAAATCTGGCCCTGTCTTTATCCATTACCGCATTTTTGTTTTTAACCCAGGAGGGAGCAGCCTTTTCCAGGTTGTTTTTTCTTCTGTTTATTCTGCTGAATGTGCTGATTACTTATACTTCCCGCCTGTATTTTAAATGGTTGCTTTTAGGTGTGTATAAAAAGAGCATGTCAAACAGTAAGATTATGATTGTCACAACCTCCGTCCAGGCGACAGATATGTTAAGCCGTATTAACAGTGAGAATACCTGGGAGTATGTGGTTACTTATCTGACAATTGTGGATACGGATATGGTGGGAAAGCGGGTTCACGGAGTGCCGGTTAAGGCCAATGAAAGCAATATGTTTGAAGTCGCAAGGAAAGAAGTTCTGGATGGAGTGCTTATTCATCTTCCAAGTGATTATGCAGAAACCGTCAACCTGGAAGATATTATTGAACAGTTTCAGAACATGGGCGTTGATGTAAGTCTAAGCATACATACCTTTGGTCTTAGACTTTCCGAGCAGACAATACAGAATATGAGCGGATATCATGTATTGACCTTTAGCAATAAGGTCTTTAATGAATACCATTTACATATTAAAAGAATTATGGATATTTTAGGCGGCCTGGTTGGCTGTATCTTAACTCTTCTTCTGGGAATTTTCATTGCACCTGCTATAGTGCTTGAGTCACCGGGGCCGGTATTGTTCTCCCAGACACGGGTTGGTAAGAACGGAAGAAGATTCAAAATATATAAGTTCCGTTCCATGTGTGCAGAGGCCGAAGAGAAAAAGGCCGGACTTTTAGCACAGAATGAAGTTTCAGGTCAGATGTTTAAGATAACCAATGATCCCCGCGTAACAAAAGTGGGAAATTTTCTTAGAAAAACCAGTCTTGATGAGTTCCCCCAGTTCTTTAATGTATTAAAAGGGGACATGAGCCTGGTGGGAACAAGACCCCCTACGGAGGAAGAATTTCTCCATTATGAAGGGAGGCATAAAAGAAGACTTGCTCTAAACTGCGGGCTGACCGGGCTGTGGCAGGTAAGCGGCAGAAGTGATATCAGGGATTTTGAGGATGTCGTGAATCTGGATTTAAAATATATAGATAACTGGTCTCTTCGTATGGATATAAAGATAATTCTAAAGACCATCTATGTGGTACTATTCGCAAGAGGATCAAGATAG
- a CDS encoding YveK family protein: protein MELEKTEEIEINVKEIIYALLDKIWILFYAAIICALLGGIATKLLETPVYSSTTKLYVINRQDPDKTITSTDLSAGSLLIKDFEILVTSRPILEKVIHDLNLSVSQEELISEISINIPEETRILEITVKNKDPFMAKKLADKLADVSAEQMISVMDIEKVNVVERGRIPTSPTDNKFKKNTMYGGILGLGAAMALIIFLYLSNDHIKTNEDIERFLGLVPLAEIPLEEDILNTRRVRAQLKRAYKKGYKGGLKNAVS, encoded by the coding sequence ATGGAACTGGAAAAAACAGAAGAGATTGAAATTAATGTCAAGGAAATAATCTATGCGTTGTTAGATAAAATCTGGATACTATTTTACGCTGCGATTATTTGTGCACTGCTTGGAGGCATAGCAACGAAATTACTGGAAACACCGGTTTATTCCTCCACTACAAAACTATATGTTATTAACCGTCAGGATCCGGATAAGACCATAACCAGCACGGATTTATCAGCCGGAAGCTTGCTGATAAAGGATTTTGAGATACTGGTTACCAGCAGGCCGATCTTAGAAAAAGTGATACATGATTTAAACCTTTCGGTCAGCCAGGAGGAGCTGATAAGTGAAATATCCATTAACATACCGGAAGAAACGAGAATTCTTGAGATAACAGTTAAGAACAAGGATCCGTTTATGGCGAAGAAACTGGCGGATAAGCTGGCTGATGTTTCTGCAGAGCAGATGATAAGTGTAATGGATATTGAGAAAGTGAATGTTGTTGAGAGAGGACGAATTCCAACCTCTCCAACTGATAACAAGTTTAAAAAGAACACCATGTATGGAGGAATCTTAGGGCTTGGAGCAGCGATGGCGTTAATTATCTTCCTGTATCTTAGCAATGATCATATAAAGACAAATGAAGATATTGAGCGGTTCTTAGGATTAGTTCCACTGGCAGAGATTCCGCTGGAAGAGGATATCCTGAATACCAGAAGAGTAAGAGCACAATTAAAGCGGGCATATAAAAAAGGTTACAAAGGAGGACTTAAAAATGCAGTCAGTTAA